In one Streptomyces sp. T12 genomic region, the following are encoded:
- a CDS encoding DUF485 domain-containing protein, giving the protein MTYPDENRYPRSASPGWHLPHTDPRSYGYDAPRYDPYGQAARYEPYGQGPWDEPYAHETHRHSADLTALRSAYRLLRRTSTLTALGSFVVYVVLSCGAPGLMGSKIAGELSLGMALGVLQLVVTFAAVFWYGRSAQRSVDPLARAVREQAVAAGRNAGVAR; this is encoded by the coding sequence ATGACATACCCCGACGAGAACCGGTATCCGCGATCAGCGTCACCGGGGTGGCACCTGCCGCACACCGATCCCCGGTCGTACGGGTACGACGCCCCTCGGTACGACCCGTACGGGCAGGCCGCCCGGTACGAGCCGTACGGGCAGGGCCCTTGGGACGAGCCGTACGCGCACGAGACGCATCGGCACAGCGCCGACCTCACCGCGCTCCGCTCGGCCTACCGCCTGCTCCGCCGGACCTCCACGCTCACCGCGCTCGGCTCCTTCGTGGTGTATGTCGTGCTGTCCTGCGGGGCCCCTGGCCTGATGGGGTCCAAGATCGCCGGCGAGCTGAGCCTGGGCATGGCCCTGGGGGTCCTCCAGCTCGTCGTCACCTTCGCCGCGGTCTTCTGGTACGGGCGCAGCGCACAACGCTCGGTGGATCCGTTGGCCCGCGCCGTCAGGGAGCAGGCGGTCGCCGCCGGCAGAAACGCCGGGGTGGCGAGATGA
- a CDS encoding beta-galactosidase: MSTERRLRLPGIAYGGDYNPEQWPEEVWAEDMRLMREAGVTMVSVGIFAWALLEPAEGEYDFARMDRLLDLLHENGIAADLATPTAAPPAWFFRAHPEALPVDRDGRTLSYGSRQTFCPSSPAYRTAALRITRALAERYADHPAVAMWHIHNEYGCHNAACYCDVSAVAFRTWLRHRYTDDLNALNHAWGTTFWSQWYYDWDEILPPRATGADPNPAHLLDWRRFCSDELLSLYTAERDLLRELSPSTPATTNFMVNFSIDALDYWRWAPELDIVSNDHYLRSTDPESEIDVALCGDLVRSLAGGPWLLMEHSTGAVNWQPVNRAKGPGEMRRNALAHVAHGADGIAFFQWRAAKAGAEQWHSAMLPHAGTDSTVWRDVVQLGADLKALAEVRGSTPTAQVAVVWDWNARWALEQPSQPSGELRFQDLVRDWYRPLWQAGVAVDFVRPDDDLSSYRLVLAPSLYLVGDTAAANLTRFAERGGTLAVGFHSGAVDENCHVRLGGYPGAFRDVLGVRTDELFPLLPGETLHLTGAVPAGATAALWSERVRLTGAEAVASYGDGPLKGVPAVTRHSPGDGTAWYVATRPDPATVAALLARICDEAGVQPVLATPVRGIEAVRRSGTDADYLFLIDHSKSGAQVPAEGVELLTGQAVSGSVAVPAGGVAVVREEH, translated from the coding sequence GTGAGCACTGAACGCCGCCTTCGCCTGCCCGGCATCGCCTACGGCGGCGACTACAACCCCGAGCAGTGGCCCGAGGAAGTCTGGGCCGAGGACATGCGCCTGATGCGCGAGGCCGGGGTGACCATGGTCAGCGTCGGCATCTTTGCGTGGGCGCTGCTGGAACCCGCAGAGGGTGAGTACGACTTCGCCCGCATGGACCGGTTGCTGGACCTGCTGCACGAGAACGGCATCGCCGCCGACCTGGCCACCCCGACCGCCGCGCCGCCCGCCTGGTTCTTCCGGGCTCACCCGGAGGCCCTGCCCGTCGACCGCGACGGCCGTACGCTCTCGTACGGCAGCCGCCAGACGTTCTGCCCGTCCAGCCCGGCCTATCGCACCGCCGCCCTGCGCATCACGCGCGCCTTGGCCGAGCGCTACGCCGACCACCCTGCCGTCGCCATGTGGCACATCCACAACGAATACGGCTGCCACAACGCGGCCTGCTACTGCGACGTCAGTGCCGTCGCCTTCCGCACCTGGCTGCGCCATCGCTACACCGACGACCTGAACGCCCTCAACCACGCCTGGGGCACCACCTTCTGGAGCCAGTGGTACTACGACTGGGACGAGATCCTCCCGCCCCGAGCCACCGGCGCCGACCCCAATCCGGCCCATCTGCTGGACTGGCGCCGCTTCTGCTCCGACGAACTGCTGTCGCTGTACACGGCGGAACGCGACCTCCTGCGTGAGCTGTCCCCGTCGACCCCCGCCACCACCAACTTCATGGTGAACTTCAGCATCGACGCACTGGACTACTGGCGCTGGGCACCCGAGTTGGACATCGTCTCCAACGACCACTACCTGCGCTCCACCGACCCGGAGTCGGAGATCGACGTCGCGCTCTGCGGCGACCTGGTGCGTTCCCTGGCCGGCGGGCCATGGCTGCTGATGGAGCACTCCACCGGAGCCGTCAACTGGCAGCCCGTCAACCGCGCCAAGGGGCCTGGCGAGATGCGCCGCAACGCCCTCGCCCACGTCGCACACGGCGCAGACGGCATCGCCTTCTTCCAGTGGCGTGCTGCCAAGGCGGGCGCCGAACAGTGGCACTCGGCGATGCTTCCGCATGCCGGTACCGACAGCACGGTCTGGCGGGACGTCGTACAACTCGGCGCGGATCTCAAGGCCCTGGCCGAAGTACGGGGAAGCACTCCGACCGCCCAGGTCGCGGTGGTGTGGGACTGGAACGCCCGCTGGGCCCTGGAACAGCCTTCCCAGCCCAGCGGCGAGCTGCGCTTCCAGGACCTCGTACGGGACTGGTACCGGCCGCTGTGGCAAGCCGGCGTGGCCGTGGACTTCGTACGCCCCGACGACGACCTGTCCTCGTACCGCCTGGTGCTGGCACCCAGCCTCTATCTGGTCGGCGATACGGCCGCGGCCAACCTCACGCGCTTCGCCGAGCGCGGCGGCACGTTGGCGGTCGGCTTTCACAGCGGCGCGGTCGACGAGAACTGCCATGTCCGGCTCGGCGGCTACCCGGGTGCCTTCCGGGACGTCCTCGGCGTGCGCACCGACGAACTCTTCCCCCTGTTGCCCGGCGAGACGCTCCACCTCACCGGGGCGGTCCCCGCGGGTGCCACCGCCGCCCTGTGGTCCGAGCGCGTCCGGCTCACGGGCGCGGAAGCGGTCGCCTCCTACGGCGACGGGCCGCTGAAGGGCGTACCGGCCGTCACCCGGCACTCCCCCGGCGACGGAACCGCCTGGTATGTCGCTACTCGCCCCGACCCCGCGACCGTCGCCGCGCTGCTGGCCCGAATCTGCGACGAGGCCGGCGTGCAGCCGGTCCTTGCCACCCCGGTGCGCGGCATCGAAGCCGTCCGACGCAGTGGCACTGATGCCGACTACCTGTTCCTGATCGACCACAGCAAAAGCGGCGCCCAAGTCCCCGCCGAGGGCGTCGAACTCCTCACCGGCCAGGCCGTCAGCGGATCGGTCGCCGTTCCCGCAGGGGGTGTCGCGGTCGTGCGCGAGGAGCACTGA
- a CDS encoding carbohydrate ABC transporter permease, whose amino-acid sequence MSTTTAPLNASKQRTPIRPARILLHLFLASMALAWLAPLLWAVYAALRPYAETSEKGYVSWPDTLTFDNFTNAFQQSDMTHYFGNTMLIAVPAVLVTLFLSSMVAFYVSRFDFRINLFLLLVFTAGNLLPQQVIITPLYRLYLLIDLPGITMSGKLYDSALGLVLIHVAFQSGFCAFVLSNYMKMLPHELTEAALVDGASVWRLYWQITLPLCKPAMAALGTLLSIWIYNDFFWALVLISTGENMPITSALNNLSGQYFTDPNLIAAGALITAVPVLVVYFLLQRQFVSGLTLGANKG is encoded by the coding sequence ATGAGCACCACCACCGCCCCCCTCAATGCGTCCAAGCAGCGCACCCCGATCCGCCCGGCCAGGATCCTGCTGCACCTCTTCCTCGCCTCGATGGCACTGGCCTGGCTCGCCCCGCTGCTGTGGGCCGTCTACGCCGCCCTGCGCCCCTACGCCGAAACGAGTGAGAAGGGCTACGTGTCCTGGCCCGACACGCTGACGTTCGACAACTTCACGAACGCCTTCCAGCAGTCGGACATGACGCACTACTTCGGCAACACCATGCTCATCGCCGTCCCGGCCGTACTGGTGACCCTCTTCCTGTCCTCGATGGTCGCCTTCTACGTCAGCCGCTTCGACTTCCGCATCAACCTGTTCCTGCTGCTCGTCTTCACCGCCGGCAACCTCCTCCCGCAGCAGGTCATCATCACCCCCCTCTACCGGCTCTACCTCCTGATCGACCTGCCCGGCATCACCATGAGCGGCAAGCTCTACGACTCCGCCCTCGGCCTGGTCCTCATCCACGTCGCCTTCCAGTCCGGGTTCTGCGCCTTCGTACTCAGCAACTACATGAAGATGCTCCCCCACGAACTCACCGAAGCCGCACTCGTCGACGGCGCCTCCGTATGGCGGCTGTACTGGCAGATCACCCTCCCCCTGTGCAAACCGGCGATGGCCGCCCTCGGCACCCTGCTGTCCATCTGGATCTACAACGACTTCTTCTGGGCCCTCGTACTGATCTCCACCGGCGAGAACATGCCGATCACCTCGGCACTGAACAACCTCTCCGGGCAGTACTTCACCGACCCCAACCTCATCGCCGCCGGCGCCCTCATCACCGCCGTCCCGGTCCTGGTCGTGTACTTCCTCCTCCAGCGCCAGTTCGTCAGCGGCCTCACCCTCGGCGCCAACAAGGGCTGA
- a CDS encoding carbohydrate ABC transporter permease — protein MTTDITKETPEAAAVPPSGAAQPKKVPRGHRRLLTRRDRLTLGLMAGLPTILHIALVWVTALASIALAFTTWDGIGFDSIKWVGLDNFRELFTNNPQFWPAVEHNVVWFVVLILIPTPLGLFLAVQLDKKIRFSRVYQTAFFLPVVLSMAVIGFVWQLVYNPDTGLINSVIGANEPGKYIDWIGDPDLNLWAILVAASWRHAGYMMILYLAGLKGVDPALREASALDGAGEWQTFKNVIFPTLRPTNTIVLVVTIIEALRAFDLVFVFNKGAEGTELLSILVTNNIIGESSRIGYGSAIAVVLLLISLIVIIPYLVATFRKERRA, from the coding sequence ATGACGACTGACATCACCAAGGAGACCCCCGAGGCGGCCGCTGTGCCGCCTTCGGGCGCTGCCCAGCCCAAGAAGGTGCCCCGCGGGCACCGCCGTCTGCTGACCCGCCGTGACCGGCTCACCCTCGGCCTGATGGCCGGGCTGCCGACGATCCTGCACATCGCCCTGGTCTGGGTCACCGCGCTGGCGTCGATCGCGCTGGCCTTCACCACCTGGGACGGCATCGGCTTCGACTCGATCAAGTGGGTCGGGCTGGACAACTTCCGCGAGCTGTTCACCAACAACCCGCAGTTCTGGCCGGCCGTCGAGCACAACGTCGTCTGGTTCGTCGTGCTGATCCTGATCCCGACCCCGCTGGGGCTGTTCCTGGCCGTGCAGCTGGACAAGAAGATCCGCTTCAGCCGCGTCTACCAGACCGCGTTCTTCCTGCCCGTCGTGCTGTCGATGGCCGTCATCGGCTTCGTCTGGCAGCTGGTCTACAACCCCGACACCGGCCTGATCAACAGCGTCATCGGCGCCAACGAGCCCGGCAAGTACATCGACTGGATCGGCGACCCCGACCTCAACCTGTGGGCGATCCTCGTCGCCGCGTCCTGGCGCCACGCCGGCTACATGATGATCCTCTACCTGGCCGGCCTCAAGGGCGTCGACCCCGCCCTGCGCGAGGCCTCCGCCCTGGACGGCGCCGGCGAGTGGCAGACGTTCAAGAACGTCATCTTCCCCACCCTGCGCCCCACCAACACCATCGTCCTGGTCGTCACCATCATCGAGGCCCTGCGCGCCTTCGACCTCGTCTTCGTCTTCAACAAGGGCGCCGAAGGCACCGAACTGCTCTCCATCCTGGTCACCAACAACATCATCGGCGAGTCCAGCCGCATCGGATACGGCTCGGCCATCGCCGTCGTCCTGCTGCTGATCTCCCTGATCGTGATCATCCCCTACCTGGTGGCCACCTTCCGCAAGGAGCGGCGCGCATGA